A stretch of the Arachis stenosperma cultivar V10309 chromosome 6, arast.V10309.gnm1.PFL2, whole genome shotgun sequence genome encodes the following:
- the LOC130934983 gene encoding nuclear transport factor 2-like, translated as MASSYPGSVSAAQVGSYFVGQYYQVLRQQPNLVHQFYSDSSSMVRVDGDSTTTASDVLQIHSIVTSLDFITIEIKTINSLDSWDGGVLVVVSGSVKMKDISGRRKFVQTFFLAPQEKGYFVLNDVFHFVDDGVVYSNLAPVASEKIDTQHESTSLAEPPAPDYDLEEEAREYVNSVHIGDDPVDKYSLPEQQEQQLHEDLEDEIVVEETPVEETSPPRQNVAHTTHEIPVSHVEESLEEPPKKTYASILQVARGLSTAPQHTPQHSFKSAPPPSVLNHVAQPAVQQSSSSSTYAPEFGSEANEEAYGLEEEGEVTSVYVRNLSPNVTEYEIDQEFRSFGKIKPDGIFIRVRKEIGVCYAFVEFEDIIGVQNALQASPIQLAGRQVYIEERRPNSGGAAAARGGRRGRGRGSYQTDAPRGRFGGRGPGRGNTQDASEYTRLRGEGYPQRGPR; from the exons ATGGCGTCGTCATACCCTGGTTCCGTCAGTGCTGCCCAG GTGGGTTCCTACTTTGTTGGACAGTACTACCAAGTTCTGCGGCAACAGCCCAATCTGGTTCACCAGTTCTACTCTGATTCAAGCAGCATGGTTCGCGTTGATGGAGATTCCACCACGACTGCTTCCGATGTCCTG CAAATTCACTCTATCGTCACCTCACTTGATTTTATTACAATTGAGATTAAGACAATCAATTCTCTCGATTCTTGGGATGGAGGTGTGCTTGTAGTTGTCTCAGGTTCTGTCAAGATGAAGGATATCAGTGGGAGACGGAAGTTTGTTCAAACCTTCTTTCTTGCTCCTCAGGAGAAGGGTTACTTCGTACTGAATgatgtttttcattttgttgaTGATGGAGTAGTATACTCAAATCTGGCACCAGTGGCATCCGAAAAGATTGACACACAACATGAATCAACGTCTCTTGCAGAGCCACCAG CTCCAGATTATGATTTGGAGGAAGAAGCTAGGGAATATGTCAACTCAGTGCATATAGGTGATGATCCGGTGGACAAATATAGTCTTCCTGAGCAACAGGAACAGCAGCTACATGAAGATCTTGAAGATGAAATTGTGGTTGAAGAAACTCCTGTAGAGGAGACATCACCACCCCGTCAAAATGTTGCACATACCACCCATGAAATCCCTGTTTCTCATGTGGAGGAGTCTTTAGAGGAGCCTCCCAAGAAAACTTACGCATCTATT TTGCAAGTTGCTAGAGGGCTGTCAACTGCGCCGCAGCATACACCACAGCATTCCTTTAAAAGTGCCCCACCTCCTTCAGTATTAAACCATGTAGCACAGCCTGCTGTTCAGCAGTCAAGCTCCTCATCTACGTACGCTCCTGAGTTTGGTTCTGAGGCTAATGAGGAAGCCTATGGACTAGAAGAAGAAG GAGAAGTGACTTCTGTCTACGTGAGGAACTTGTCTCCTAATGTCACTGAATATGAGATCGACCAGGAGTTTAGAAGTTTTGGAAAAATTAAGCCAGATGGAATATTCATTAGGGTCCGAAAG GAAATTGGAGTTTGCTATGCTTTTGTGGAGTTTGAAGACATTATTGGTGTTCAAAATGCTCTTCAG GCATCTCCCATACAATTGGCTGGTAGACAAGTATACATAGAGGAGCGGAGACCAAACAGTGGCGGTGCGGCAGCAGCTCGGGGAGGAA GAAGGGGAAGAGGCAGAGGCAGTTATCAAACGGATGCTCCAAGGGGGCGTTTTGGTGGTAGGGGACCGGGCAGGGGAAATACTCAGGATGCATCAGAGTATACCAGACTAAGAGGTGAAGGTTATCCTCAGCGTGGTCCGCGATGA
- the LOC130932875 gene encoding pre-mRNA-processing factor 39-1 isoform X4: MGDSETVVAEAPAAETHAAAGFGDSASNPTQEAASTVAEPAAEAATQANSAYALGYSNTGDGNAYAGDPNAMQPEAQTNSMEDSKQGTEAPSGLGSAATGSSQVNGGPVGAIANATGLENGNALGNTDGSADEKQLADGYAAMSAEEDRLWNIVRANSSDFTAWTSLIEETEKVAEDNILKIRRVYDAFLAEFPLCYGYWKKYADHEARLGSVDKVVEVYERAVQGVTYSVDMWLHYCIFAISTYGDPDTVRRVGATVISSFSGGKALIGLLFERGLAYVGTDYLSFPLWDKYIEYEYMQQDWARLANIYTRILENPNQQLDRYFNSFKELAANRPLSELQTADEAAVVAGAASEAADQTVEGEVRPDGAENSPKPVSAGLTEAEELEKYIAIREEMYKKAKEFDSKIIGFETAIRRPYFHVRPLNVGELENWHNYLDFIEREGDLSKIVKLYERCVIACANYPEYWIRYILCMEASGSMDLANNVLARATQVFVKRQPEIHLFSARFKEQSGDIAGARAAYQLVHTEISPGLLEAIIKHANMEHRLGKLEDAFSLYEQAIAIEKGKEHSQTLPMLFAQFSRFVYLASGNAEKARQILVEGVENVMMSKPLLEALLHFEAIQPPPKRVDMNYLESLVVKFIMPNPESPGVVSAAEREELSSIFLEFLNLFGDVQSIKRCEDRHAKLFLPHRSMSELKKRHAEDFLASDKAKMARSYSVPSAAQSAVGAYPNAQNQWANYGVQPQAWPPATQAQQWPAGYTQPASYGAYAGYGANYPNSQVPASVPQNTAYGAYPAAYPVQPAVPQQSYAQPAAAVAPAQQPAAVPQAYYGSYY, from the exons ATGGGAGATAGTGAAACAGTAGTTGCCGAAGCACCTGCAGCTGAGACACATGCTGCTGCTGGGTTTGGTGACTCTGCCTCAAACCCTACTCAGGAAGCAGCTTCTACTGTTGCTGAGCCTGCTGCAGAGGCTGCTACTCAAGCCAATTCAGCTTATGCCTTAGGTTATTCGAATACTGGCGACGGGAATGCTTATGCTGGGGATCCTAATGCTATGCAACCAGAAGCCCAAACCAATTCAATGGAGGATTCCAAGCAAGGTACTGAAGCTCCAAGTGGGCTTGGAAGTGCAGCTACAGGCTCAAGTCAAGTAAATGGTGGTCCAGTGGGTGCAATAGCAAATGCAACAGGACTTGAAAATGGGAATGCATTAGGGAACACTGATGGATCGGCTGATGAGAAACAGCTTGCGGATGGTTATG CTGCCATGTCTGCTGAAGAAGATCGACTGTGGAATATTGTAAGAGCTAATTCTTCAGATTTTACGGCTTGGACTTCCTTGATCGAAGAGACAGAGAAGGTGGCCGAG GATAACATTCTGAAGATTCGAAGAGTTTATGATGCTTTTCTAGCTGAGTTTCCCTTATGTTATGGTTATTGGAAGAAATATGCTGATCATGAGGCACGGCTTGGCTCTGTCGATAAAGTTGTTGAAGTTTATGAACGTGCTGTTCAAGGTGTTACCTATTCAGTGGACATGTGGTTGCATTATTGCATATTTGCTATAAGCACGTATGGGGATCCAGACACTGTGCGTAG agtgggtgcaacaGTGATATCTTCCTTTTCTGGCGGAAAAGCTTTGATAGGATT GCTTTTTGAACGAGGATTAGCTTATGTTGGAACAGATTatctttcttttcctctttgggACAAGTACATTGAATATGAGTACATGCAGCAAGACTGGGCCCGTCTTGCCAATATCTACACTAGAATATTAGAGAATCCAAATCAGCAACTGGATCGATATTTCAACAG CTTCAAGGAGTTAGCTGCAAATCGACCTCTTTCAGAGCTACAAACTGCTGATGAAGCTGCTGTAGTGGCAGGTGCTGCTTCAGAGGCTGCTGACCAAACTGTTGAGGGAGAGGTTCGTCCTGATGGTGCAGAAAATTCTCCTAAACCTGTAAGTGCTGGATTAACAGAAGCAGAAGAGTTGGAGAAGTATATCGCCATTAGAGAAGAGATGTATAAGAAAGCTAAAGAGTTCGATTCTAAGATCATTGGTTTTGAAACAGCTATCAGGAGGCCATACTTTCATGTACGGCCACTCAATGTTGGAGAGCTTGAAAATTGGCATAATTATCTGGATTTTATAGAGAGGGAAGGTGACTTAAGCAAG ATTGTCAAGTTATATGAGAGGTGTGTCATTGCATGTGCCAATTACCCTGAGTACTGGATACGCTATATTTTGTGTATGGAAGCCAGTGGAAGTATGGATCTTGCAAATAATGTGCTTGCTCGGGCAACCCAAGTCTTTGTCAAG AGGCAACCTGAAATACATCTTTTTTCTGCTCGGTTTAAGGAGCAGTCTGGAGATATAGCTGGTGCTAGAGCTGCCTATCAACTTGTTCATACTGAAATTTCTCCTGGTCTTCTTGAAGCAATAATCAAGCACGCGAATATGGAACATCGACTG GGAAAGTTGGAGGATGCCTTCTCTTTGTATGAACAAGCCATTGCCATTGAAAAGGGAAAAGAACATTCCCAAACATTGCCGATGCTGTTTGCTCAATTTTCTCGATTCGTCTATTTG GCTTCTGGGAATGCAGAAAAGGCAAGACAGATTCTAGTTGAAGGGGTTGAGAATGTTATGATGTCGAAACCGCTACTTGAG GCTTTATTGCATTTTGAGGCTATTCAGCCCCCACCAAAGCGAGTTGATATGAACTATTTGGAGTCACTGGTAGTCAAATTTATAATGCCTAACCCTGAGAGTCCTGGTGTTGTAAGTGCAGCTGAGCGGGAGGAACTTTCTAGCATTTTTTTGGAG TTTTTGAATCTCTTTGGAGATGTCCAATCTATCAAGAGGTGTGAGGATAGGCATGCCAAATTGTTCTTGCCACACAGGAGCATGTCAGAGTTAAAAAAACGTCATGCTGAGGACTTTTTAGCTTCAGATAAAGCAAAAATGGCAAGATCTTATTCTGTTCCATCAGCTGCCCAATCTGCAGTGGGTGCATATCCAAATGCACAGAATCAGTGGGCTAATTATGGTGTACAACCTCAAGCTTGGCCACCAGCCACACAGGCACAACAGTGGCCTGCTGGCTACACTCAGCCG GCTTCATATGGGGCTTATGCTGGATATGGAGCTAACTATCCAAATTCTCAGGTGCCTGCATCTGTTCCACAAAATACTGCTTATGGAGCCTATCCAGCAGCATATCCGGTACAG CCGGCCGTTCCCCAGCAAAGTTATGCACAACCTGCAGCGGCTGTGGCTCCTGCTCAGCAACCTGCTGCAGTTCCTCAAGCCTATTACGGGAGTTATTACTGA
- the LOC130932875 gene encoding pre-mRNA-processing factor 39-1 isoform X1 encodes MGDSETVVAEAPAAETHAAAGFGDSASNPTQEAASTVAEPAAEAATQANSAYALGYSNTGDGNAYAGDPNAMQPEAQTNSMEDSKQGTEAPSGLGSAATGSSQVNGGPVGAIANATGLENGNALGNTDGSADEKQLADGYAAMSAEEDRLWNIVRANSSDFTAWTSLIEETEKVAEDNILKIRRVYDAFLAEFPLCYGYWKKYADHEARLGSVDKVVEVYERAVQGVTYSVDMWLHYCIFAISTYGDPDTVRRLFERGLAYVGTDYLSFPLWDKYIEYEYMQQDWARLANIYTRILENPNQQLDRYFNSFKELAANRPLSELQTADEAAVVAGAASEAADQTVEGEVRPDGAENSPKPVSAGLTEAEELEKYIAIREEMYKKAKEFDSKIIGFETAIRRPYFHVRPLNVGELENWHNYLDFIEREGDLSKIVKLYERCVIACANYPEYWIRYILCMEASGSMDLANNVLARATQVFVKRQPEIHLFSARFKEQSGDIAGARAAYQLVHTEISPGLLEAIIKHANMEHRLGKLEDAFSLYEQAIAIEKGKEHSQTLPMLFAQFSRFVYLASGNAEKARQILVEGVENVMMSKPLLEALLHFEAIQPPPKRVDMNYLESLVVKFIMPNPESPGVVSAAEREELSSIFLEFLNLFGDVQSIKRCEDRHAKLFLPHRSMSELKKRHAEDFLASDKAKMARSYSVPSAAQSAVGAYPNAQNQWANYGVQPQAWPPATQAQQWPAGYTQPASYGAYAGYGANYPNSQVPASVPQNTAYGAYPAAYPVQPAVPQQSYAQPAAAVAPAQQPAAVPQAYYGSYY; translated from the exons ATGGGAGATAGTGAAACAGTAGTTGCCGAAGCACCTGCAGCTGAGACACATGCTGCTGCTGGGTTTGGTGACTCTGCCTCAAACCCTACTCAGGAAGCAGCTTCTACTGTTGCTGAGCCTGCTGCAGAGGCTGCTACTCAAGCCAATTCAGCTTATGCCTTAGGTTATTCGAATACTGGCGACGGGAATGCTTATGCTGGGGATCCTAATGCTATGCAACCAGAAGCCCAAACCAATTCAATGGAGGATTCCAAGCAAGGTACTGAAGCTCCAAGTGGGCTTGGAAGTGCAGCTACAGGCTCAAGTCAAGTAAATGGTGGTCCAGTGGGTGCAATAGCAAATGCAACAGGACTTGAAAATGGGAATGCATTAGGGAACACTGATGGATCGGCTGATGAGAAACAGCTTGCGGATGGTTATG CTGCCATGTCTGCTGAAGAAGATCGACTGTGGAATATTGTAAGAGCTAATTCTTCAGATTTTACGGCTTGGACTTCCTTGATCGAAGAGACAGAGAAGGTGGCCGAG GATAACATTCTGAAGATTCGAAGAGTTTATGATGCTTTTCTAGCTGAGTTTCCCTTATGTTATGGTTATTGGAAGAAATATGCTGATCATGAGGCACGGCTTGGCTCTGTCGATAAAGTTGTTGAAGTTTATGAACGTGCTGTTCAAGGTGTTACCTATTCAGTGGACATGTGGTTGCATTATTGCATATTTGCTATAAGCACGTATGGGGATCCAGACACTGTGCGTAG GCTTTTTGAACGAGGATTAGCTTATGTTGGAACAGATTatctttcttttcctctttgggACAAGTACATTGAATATGAGTACATGCAGCAAGACTGGGCCCGTCTTGCCAATATCTACACTAGAATATTAGAGAATCCAAATCAGCAACTGGATCGATATTTCAACAG CTTCAAGGAGTTAGCTGCAAATCGACCTCTTTCAGAGCTACAAACTGCTGATGAAGCTGCTGTAGTGGCAGGTGCTGCTTCAGAGGCTGCTGACCAAACTGTTGAGGGAGAGGTTCGTCCTGATGGTGCAGAAAATTCTCCTAAACCTGTAAGTGCTGGATTAACAGAAGCAGAAGAGTTGGAGAAGTATATCGCCATTAGAGAAGAGATGTATAAGAAAGCTAAAGAGTTCGATTCTAAGATCATTGGTTTTGAAACAGCTATCAGGAGGCCATACTTTCATGTACGGCCACTCAATGTTGGAGAGCTTGAAAATTGGCATAATTATCTGGATTTTATAGAGAGGGAAGGTGACTTAAGCAAG ATTGTCAAGTTATATGAGAGGTGTGTCATTGCATGTGCCAATTACCCTGAGTACTGGATACGCTATATTTTGTGTATGGAAGCCAGTGGAAGTATGGATCTTGCAAATAATGTGCTTGCTCGGGCAACCCAAGTCTTTGTCAAG AGGCAACCTGAAATACATCTTTTTTCTGCTCGGTTTAAGGAGCAGTCTGGAGATATAGCTGGTGCTAGAGCTGCCTATCAACTTGTTCATACTGAAATTTCTCCTGGTCTTCTTGAAGCAATAATCAAGCACGCGAATATGGAACATCGACTG GGAAAGTTGGAGGATGCCTTCTCTTTGTATGAACAAGCCATTGCCATTGAAAAGGGAAAAGAACATTCCCAAACATTGCCGATGCTGTTTGCTCAATTTTCTCGATTCGTCTATTTG GCTTCTGGGAATGCAGAAAAGGCAAGACAGATTCTAGTTGAAGGGGTTGAGAATGTTATGATGTCGAAACCGCTACTTGAG GCTTTATTGCATTTTGAGGCTATTCAGCCCCCACCAAAGCGAGTTGATATGAACTATTTGGAGTCACTGGTAGTCAAATTTATAATGCCTAACCCTGAGAGTCCTGGTGTTGTAAGTGCAGCTGAGCGGGAGGAACTTTCTAGCATTTTTTTGGAG TTTTTGAATCTCTTTGGAGATGTCCAATCTATCAAGAGGTGTGAGGATAGGCATGCCAAATTGTTCTTGCCACACAGGAGCATGTCAGAGTTAAAAAAACGTCATGCTGAGGACTTTTTAGCTTCAGATAAAGCAAAAATGGCAAGATCTTATTCTGTTCCATCAGCTGCCCAATCTGCAGTGGGTGCATATCCAAATGCACAGAATCAGTGGGCTAATTATGGTGTACAACCTCAAGCTTGGCCACCAGCCACACAGGCACAACAGTGGCCTGCTGGCTACACTCAGCCG GCTTCATATGGGGCTTATGCTGGATATGGAGCTAACTATCCAAATTCTCAGGTGCCTGCATCTGTTCCACAAAATACTGCTTATGGAGCCTATCCAGCAGCATATCCGGTACAG CCGGCCGTTCCCCAGCAAAGTTATGCACAACCTGCAGCGGCTGTGGCTCCTGCTCAGCAACCTGCTGCAGTTCCTCAAGCCTATTACGGGAGTTATTACTGA
- the LOC130932875 gene encoding pre-mRNA-processing factor 39-1 isoform X2, with the protein MQRLDVLYDVTSDLFVPLNTSAAVSRIWMCINYLSFPLWDKYIEYEYMQQDWARLANIYTRILENPNQQLDRYFNSFKELAANRPLSELQTADEAAVVAGAASEAADQTVEGEVRPDGAENSPKPVSAGLTEAEELEKYIAIREEMYKKAKEFDSKIIGFETAIRRPYFHVRPLNVGELENWHNYLDFIEREGDLSKIVKLYERCVIACANYPEYWIRYILCMEASGSMDLANNVLARATQVFVKRQPEIHLFSARFKEQSGDIAGARAAYQLVHTEISPGLLEAIIKHANMEHRLGKLEDAFSLYEQAIAIEKGKEHSQTLPMLFAQFSRFVYLASGNAEKARQILVEGVENVMMSKPLLEALLHFEAIQPPPKRVDMNYLESLVVKFIMPNPESPGVVSAAEREELSSIFLEFLNLFGDVQSIKRCEDRHAKLFLPHRSMSELKKRHAEDFLASDKAKMARSYSVPSAAQSAVGAYPNAQNQWANYGVQPQAWPPATQAQQWPAGYTQPASYGAYAGYGANYPNSQVPASVPQNTAYGAYPAAYPVQPAVPQQSYAQPAAAVAPAQQPAAVPQAYYGSYY; encoded by the exons ATGCAGCGTTTGGATGTCTTATATGATGTTACGAGTGATTTGTTTGTCCCCTTGAACACTAGTGCTGCTGTCTCCCGTATATGGATGTGCATCA ATTatctttcttttcctctttgggACAAGTACATTGAATATGAGTACATGCAGCAAGACTGGGCCCGTCTTGCCAATATCTACACTAGAATATTAGAGAATCCAAATCAGCAACTGGATCGATATTTCAACAG CTTCAAGGAGTTAGCTGCAAATCGACCTCTTTCAGAGCTACAAACTGCTGATGAAGCTGCTGTAGTGGCAGGTGCTGCTTCAGAGGCTGCTGACCAAACTGTTGAGGGAGAGGTTCGTCCTGATGGTGCAGAAAATTCTCCTAAACCTGTAAGTGCTGGATTAACAGAAGCAGAAGAGTTGGAGAAGTATATCGCCATTAGAGAAGAGATGTATAAGAAAGCTAAAGAGTTCGATTCTAAGATCATTGGTTTTGAAACAGCTATCAGGAGGCCATACTTTCATGTACGGCCACTCAATGTTGGAGAGCTTGAAAATTGGCATAATTATCTGGATTTTATAGAGAGGGAAGGTGACTTAAGCAAG ATTGTCAAGTTATATGAGAGGTGTGTCATTGCATGTGCCAATTACCCTGAGTACTGGATACGCTATATTTTGTGTATGGAAGCCAGTGGAAGTATGGATCTTGCAAATAATGTGCTTGCTCGGGCAACCCAAGTCTTTGTCAAG AGGCAACCTGAAATACATCTTTTTTCTGCTCGGTTTAAGGAGCAGTCTGGAGATATAGCTGGTGCTAGAGCTGCCTATCAACTTGTTCATACTGAAATTTCTCCTGGTCTTCTTGAAGCAATAATCAAGCACGCGAATATGGAACATCGACTG GGAAAGTTGGAGGATGCCTTCTCTTTGTATGAACAAGCCATTGCCATTGAAAAGGGAAAAGAACATTCCCAAACATTGCCGATGCTGTTTGCTCAATTTTCTCGATTCGTCTATTTG GCTTCTGGGAATGCAGAAAAGGCAAGACAGATTCTAGTTGAAGGGGTTGAGAATGTTATGATGTCGAAACCGCTACTTGAG GCTTTATTGCATTTTGAGGCTATTCAGCCCCCACCAAAGCGAGTTGATATGAACTATTTGGAGTCACTGGTAGTCAAATTTATAATGCCTAACCCTGAGAGTCCTGGTGTTGTAAGTGCAGCTGAGCGGGAGGAACTTTCTAGCATTTTTTTGGAG TTTTTGAATCTCTTTGGAGATGTCCAATCTATCAAGAGGTGTGAGGATAGGCATGCCAAATTGTTCTTGCCACACAGGAGCATGTCAGAGTTAAAAAAACGTCATGCTGAGGACTTTTTAGCTTCAGATAAAGCAAAAATGGCAAGATCTTATTCTGTTCCATCAGCTGCCCAATCTGCAGTGGGTGCATATCCAAATGCACAGAATCAGTGGGCTAATTATGGTGTACAACCTCAAGCTTGGCCACCAGCCACACAGGCACAACAGTGGCCTGCTGGCTACACTCAGCCG GCTTCATATGGGGCTTATGCTGGATATGGAGCTAACTATCCAAATTCTCAGGTGCCTGCATCTGTTCCACAAAATACTGCTTATGGAGCCTATCCAGCAGCATATCCGGTACAG CCGGCCGTTCCCCAGCAAAGTTATGCACAACCTGCAGCGGCTGTGGCTCCTGCTCAGCAACCTGCTGCAGTTCCTCAAGCCTATTACGGGAGTTATTACTGA
- the LOC130932875 gene encoding pre-mRNA-processing factor 39-1 isoform X3 — protein MQQDWARLANIYTRILENPNQQLDRYFNSFKELAANRPLSELQTADEAAVVAGAASEAADQTVEGEVRPDGAENSPKPVSAGLTEAEELEKYIAIREEMYKKAKEFDSKIIGFETAIRRPYFHVRPLNVGELENWHNYLDFIEREGDLSKIVKLYERCVIACANYPEYWIRYILCMEASGSMDLANNVLARATQVFVKRQPEIHLFSARFKEQSGDIAGARAAYQLVHTEISPGLLEAIIKHANMEHRLGKLEDAFSLYEQAIAIEKGKEHSQTLPMLFAQFSRFVYLASGNAEKARQILVEGVENVMMSKPLLEALLHFEAIQPPPKRVDMNYLESLVVKFIMPNPESPGVVSAAEREELSSIFLEFLNLFGDVQSIKRCEDRHAKLFLPHRSMSELKKRHAEDFLASDKAKMARSYSVPSAAQSAVGAYPNAQNQWANYGVQPQAWPPATQAQQWPAGYTQPASYGAYAGYGANYPNSQVPASVPQNTAYGAYPAAYPVQPAVPQQSYAQPAAAVAPAQQPAAVPQAYYGSYY, from the exons ATGCAGCAAGACTGGGCCCGTCTTGCCAATATCTACACTAGAATATTAGAGAATCCAAATCAGCAACTGGATCGATATTTCAACAG CTTCAAGGAGTTAGCTGCAAATCGACCTCTTTCAGAGCTACAAACTGCTGATGAAGCTGCTGTAGTGGCAGGTGCTGCTTCAGAGGCTGCTGACCAAACTGTTGAGGGAGAGGTTCGTCCTGATGGTGCAGAAAATTCTCCTAAACCTGTAAGTGCTGGATTAACAGAAGCAGAAGAGTTGGAGAAGTATATCGCCATTAGAGAAGAGATGTATAAGAAAGCTAAAGAGTTCGATTCTAAGATCATTGGTTTTGAAACAGCTATCAGGAGGCCATACTTTCATGTACGGCCACTCAATGTTGGAGAGCTTGAAAATTGGCATAATTATCTGGATTTTATAGAGAGGGAAGGTGACTTAAGCAAG ATTGTCAAGTTATATGAGAGGTGTGTCATTGCATGTGCCAATTACCCTGAGTACTGGATACGCTATATTTTGTGTATGGAAGCCAGTGGAAGTATGGATCTTGCAAATAATGTGCTTGCTCGGGCAACCCAAGTCTTTGTCAAG AGGCAACCTGAAATACATCTTTTTTCTGCTCGGTTTAAGGAGCAGTCTGGAGATATAGCTGGTGCTAGAGCTGCCTATCAACTTGTTCATACTGAAATTTCTCCTGGTCTTCTTGAAGCAATAATCAAGCACGCGAATATGGAACATCGACTG GGAAAGTTGGAGGATGCCTTCTCTTTGTATGAACAAGCCATTGCCATTGAAAAGGGAAAAGAACATTCCCAAACATTGCCGATGCTGTTTGCTCAATTTTCTCGATTCGTCTATTTG GCTTCTGGGAATGCAGAAAAGGCAAGACAGATTCTAGTTGAAGGGGTTGAGAATGTTATGATGTCGAAACCGCTACTTGAG GCTTTATTGCATTTTGAGGCTATTCAGCCCCCACCAAAGCGAGTTGATATGAACTATTTGGAGTCACTGGTAGTCAAATTTATAATGCCTAACCCTGAGAGTCCTGGTGTTGTAAGTGCAGCTGAGCGGGAGGAACTTTCTAGCATTTTTTTGGAG TTTTTGAATCTCTTTGGAGATGTCCAATCTATCAAGAGGTGTGAGGATAGGCATGCCAAATTGTTCTTGCCACACAGGAGCATGTCAGAGTTAAAAAAACGTCATGCTGAGGACTTTTTAGCTTCAGATAAAGCAAAAATGGCAAGATCTTATTCTGTTCCATCAGCTGCCCAATCTGCAGTGGGTGCATATCCAAATGCACAGAATCAGTGGGCTAATTATGGTGTACAACCTCAAGCTTGGCCACCAGCCACACAGGCACAACAGTGGCCTGCTGGCTACACTCAGCCG GCTTCATATGGGGCTTATGCTGGATATGGAGCTAACTATCCAAATTCTCAGGTGCCTGCATCTGTTCCACAAAATACTGCTTATGGAGCCTATCCAGCAGCATATCCGGTACAG CCGGCCGTTCCCCAGCAAAGTTATGCACAACCTGCAGCGGCTGTGGCTCCTGCTCAGCAACCTGCTGCAGTTCCTCAAGCCTATTACGGGAGTTATTACTGA